One window of Oculatellaceae cyanobacterium genomic DNA carries:
- the tilS gene encoding tRNA lysidine(34) synthetase TilS, whose translation MVNRPVWTPLHTRVHRTLQHRQLLKRQQRILIAVSGGQDSLCLTKLLLDLQLKWGWQLAIAHCDHRWSKDAGIAAHVEQIACNWQLPFYLQIADHVTQSEGAAREWRYQALTKIASSHSYQYIVTGHTKSDRAETLIYNLIRGAGADGLQALTWQRLLTSELHLARPLLEVSRAETFQFCQDLKLPIWEDVYNQDLKYARNRIRQQLLPYLQTHFNPQVEQALAQTAELLRADVEYLEQAAKDLRSQAMAISSESINYTQPNSALLSLNRVVLRDAPLAIQRRVLRQFLQAALSIAPTFDQIEELTFLITAPNRSRTSSLPGGALASPKNSFYAEVEGNWIRIKKTDL comes from the coding sequence ATGGTTAATCGTCCGGTTTGGACACCGCTTCATACACGAGTGCATCGCACTTTGCAACATCGCCAGTTATTAAAACGGCAGCAACGTATATTAATAGCTGTTTCTGGTGGGCAAGATTCCCTGTGCTTAACTAAATTACTGCTAGATTTACAACTAAAATGGGGTTGGCAACTAGCTATAGCACATTGCGATCACCGTTGGTCAAAAGATGCTGGCATCGCTGCTCATGTCGAACAAATTGCTTGTAACTGGCAACTTCCGTTTTATCTGCAAATAGCAGATCATGTAACCCAGAGTGAGGGCGCAGCAAGAGAGTGGCGCTATCAAGCATTAACTAAAATTGCTTCTTCACATAGTTACCAATACATTGTCACAGGTCATACTAAAAGCGATCGCGCTGAAACTTTGATCTATAATCTAATCCGAGGTGCTGGTGCTGATGGCTTGCAAGCACTAACCTGGCAACGGTTACTAACATCTGAATTACACCTGGCGCGCCCCCTTTTAGAAGTTAGCCGCGCAGAAACATTCCAGTTCTGTCAAGATTTAAAACTACCTATTTGGGAAGATGTCTATAATCAAGACCTCAAGTATGCACGTAATCGCATCCGTCAACAGTTGCTACCCTACTTACAAACTCATTTCAACCCACAAGTAGAGCAAGCTTTAGCTCAAACTGCTGAACTGTTACGGGCAGACGTAGAATATTTAGAACAAGCTGCAAAAGACCTGCGATCGCAGGCAATGGCAATCAGTTCCGAATCAATTAACTACACTCAACCAAACTCCGCTCTTCTCAGCTTGAATCGTGTAGTATTGCGCGATGCACCCCTAGCAATACAACGCCGTGTCTTAAGGCAATTCTTACAAGCAGCTTTATCTATAGCTCCTACTTTCGATCAAATTGAAGAACTAACATTTTTAATTACAGCCCCTAATCGGTCTCGGACATCCTCATTGCCTGGAGGTGCGCTCGCTTCACCTAAAAATTCATTCTACGCAGAAGTTGAAGGTAACTGGATCAGGATAAAAAAGACTGATTTATGA
- a CDS encoding KGK domain-containing protein, translating to MNVDNQFQPLENGEVLSIDESAKIFIGHRTFRVGELADVIKSQLAHNLGTWSESQEGWFSREGVYCEVLRFSSGGWVKGKVRINLEFAPEASTTPTAETPASPPQQVLTPQQVPTANPEQLVSATDTIQVDTVNLAAVSLVSESSDLTAAITADEEDFDLPGVTQNSTLEVLETPADDLQLGIAETSDFDFATTADQDNFDLGETAATTDFDLGSDTSNFDAISTETSDFDFATTADQDNFDLGETAATTDFDAASTETSDFDFATTANQDNFDLGETNVTADFDLGSDTSDFDAATTETSAFDFIATGEPTGLNVEETAETTDFDLGSDTNDFDLATNTETSDFDFIATGEPRGLDVEEAAETNDFDFGLDTNDFDLAASTEANDFDLGAIAETSDFDFGSETDNLDLGRTSELSDFDLTSEVNGLDLTSSADEDEFNFDLSASDDENEFDFGDLSDTNESEENSTDSLLDEVWKDMNPSS from the coding sequence ATGAACGTGGATAATCAGTTTCAGCCACTGGAAAATGGTGAAGTTTTATCTATTGATGAATCTGCCAAAATTTTTATTGGACACCGTACTTTTAGAGTTGGCGAACTTGCAGATGTCATTAAGTCTCAGTTAGCACATAACTTAGGTACATGGTCAGAATCACAGGAAGGCTGGTTTTCCCGTGAGGGAGTTTACTGTGAAGTCCTAAGATTTAGCTCTGGGGGCTGGGTAAAAGGAAAAGTCAGAATCAACCTAGAATTTGCTCCTGAAGCCTCTACAACGCCTACGGCAGAGACACCAGCCAGCCCTCCTCAGCAGGTGTTGACACCTCAACAAGTACCTACGGCTAACCCAGAGCAGCTTGTGTCTGCAACAGACACAATTCAAGTTGATACTGTTAATTTGGCAGCAGTCTCTTTAGTTAGCGAAAGCAGTGATCTAACAGCAGCCATCACAGCGGACGAAGAGGATTTCGATCTGCCAGGTGTAACTCAAAACAGTACTTTGGAAGTTTTAGAAACTCCTGCGGATGACTTGCAATTGGGAATAGCTGAAACCAGTGATTTTGATTTCGCAACTACTGCTGATCAAGATAATTTTGACTTAGGGGAAACTGCCGCTACCACTGATTTCGATCTCGGCTCAGATACCAGTAATTTTGATGCCATCAGCACTGAAACCAGTGATTTTGATTTCGCAACTACTGCCGACCAAGATAATTTTGACTTAGGGGAAACTGCCGCTACCACTGATTTCGATGCCGCCAGCACTGAAACCAGCGATTTTGATTTCGCAACTACTGCTAATCAAGATAATTTTGACTTAGGAGAAACAAACGTAACCGCAGATTTTGATCTCGGCTCAGATACCAGTGATTTCGATGCTGCCACCACTGAAACCAGTGCTTTTGATTTCATAGCCACAGGCGAACCAACTGGTTTGAATGTAGAAGAAACTGCTGAAACTACTGATTTTGATCTCGGCTCAGATACCAATGATTTTGATTTAGCTACTAACACTGAAACCAGTGATTTTGATTTTATAGCCACAGGTGAACCACGGGGTTTGGATGTAGAGGAAGCTGCTGAAACTAATGATTTTGATTTCGGCTTAGATACCAATGATTTTGATTTAGCTGCTAGCACTGAAGCCAATGATTTTGACTTGGGGGCAATCGCTGAAACCAGTGATTTCGATTTTGGATCTGAAACTGATAATTTGGATTTAGGTAGAACTTCTGAACTCAGTGATTTTGATTTAACTTCTGAAGTTAATGGCTTGGATCTAACAAGCTCTGCTGATGAGGATGAGTTTAATTTCGATCTCAGCGCATCAGATGATGAAAATGAGTTTGATTTTGGAGACCTATCGGATACCAATGAGTCAGAAGAAAATTCTACAGACTCGCTACTAGATGAAGTTTGGAAGGATATGAATCCATCTTCTTGA
- the ccsB gene encoding c-type cytochrome biogenesis protein CcsB: protein MDLVALQNKLDNISFAVLFLTMLIYWIGAAFPGIPYIASLGTAGMAIANMTIATLLGARWLEAGYFPLSNLYESLFFLTWGITSIHLIAENMSRSRLVGVVTAPVAMGITAFAAITLPAEMQASAPLVPALKSNWLMMHVSVMMISYSTLMVGSLLAIAFLVVTRGQNIELRGSSVGTGGYRNKGEHQESHYRLQRNTQLVSQPQISSNASNTASNFVESNNVVKTAVLDLVDTEQLPIAISEATKALNPSLSPQRLNLAETLDNISYRIIGLGFPLLTIGIIAGAVWANEAWGSYWSWDPKETWALITWLVFAAYLHARITRGWQGRRPAILAATGFMVVWICYLGVNLLGKGLHSYGWFF, encoded by the coding sequence ATGGATCTGGTTGCACTCCAGAACAAGTTAGATAATATTTCGTTTGCTGTGCTTTTTCTCACGATGTTAATTTACTGGATAGGGGCAGCTTTTCCAGGAATTCCTTATATAGCATCGTTGGGAACAGCAGGAATGGCGATCGCAAATATGACCATTGCCACTTTATTAGGCGCTAGGTGGTTAGAAGCTGGCTACTTCCCCTTAAGCAATCTTTATGAATCTTTGTTTTTCCTAACTTGGGGAATCACAAGCATTCATTTGATTGCTGAAAATATGAGCCGAAGTCGCTTAGTGGGAGTGGTGACAGCGCCAGTAGCAATGGGTATTACAGCCTTTGCTGCCATAACATTACCAGCAGAAATGCAGGCATCCGCACCCCTAGTACCAGCACTCAAATCGAATTGGCTGATGATGCACGTTAGTGTGATGATGATCAGCTACTCTACCTTGATGGTAGGCTCTCTACTGGCGATCGCTTTCTTAGTAGTTACTCGTGGTCAAAATATTGAACTGCGCGGCAGTTCTGTAGGTACTGGTGGTTATCGCAATAAAGGCGAACATCAGGAAAGCCACTATCGACTACAACGAAACACTCAGTTAGTATCTCAGCCTCAAATATCTAGCAACGCTTCTAATACTGCCTCTAATTTCGTTGAAAGCAATAATGTTGTGAAAACAGCAGTTCTCGATTTAGTTGACACTGAACAGTTGCCTATAGCTATATCTGAGGCAACTAAAGCCTTAAATCCCTCACTGTCACCCCAGCGCCTTAATCTTGCTGAAACACTCGATAACATCAGTTACCGCATTATTGGATTGGGATTTCCCCTATTAACTATCGGAATTATCGCTGGTGCAGTTTGGGCAAATGAAGCTTGGGGTTCTTACTGGAGTTGGGATCCAAAAGAAACTTGGGCTTTGATTACCTGGCTAGTATTTGCGGCATACCTTCATGCCCGAATTACTCGTGGTTGGCAAGGACGTAGACCAGCAATTTTAGCTGCCACAGGGTTTATGGTTGTTTGGATTTGCTATCTTGGGGTGAATCTGCTAGGTAAAGGACTACACAGCTATGGATGGTTCTTTTAA